In one window of Amblyomma americanum isolate KBUSLIRL-KWMA chromosome 9, ASM5285725v1, whole genome shotgun sequence DNA:
- the LOC144105630 gene encoding E2F-associated phosphoprotein-like: MDHYDYQVCEDTDSEGYDSSSSEDAFVAYVRKTYLSQAQPEDDFEKEMEDELSATVRDFEQRQLYDAGASGGGASVSTSDHLAMKGQGSSSTEKGSEADAGLHRSKAKRKKPDDTAEMVGVEASTKTKVGDAKADKDGPSNDDLFYDPEMDDEDEKWVNEQRRDCIFPGASKDGKDGSRVKPLPLSDAVLNCPGCMTLLCLDCQRHEIYNTQYRAMFVKNCVVDTKVVLKYFPSRTSRRRRDLPDGVVDPRNIFNPVRCQVCRTEVAVYDRDEVYHFFNVIASF, translated from the exons ATGGATCACTATGATTATCAAGTCTGCGAAGACACGGATAGCGAAGGCTACGATAGTAGCAG TTCCGAGGACGCCTTTGTGGCTTACGTGCGCAAGACGTACTTGTCCCAGGCTCAACCCGAAGATGACTTCGAGAAGGAAATGGAAGACGAGCTCTCTGCCACGGTCAGAGACTTTGAGCAGAGACAGCTCTATGACGCCGGCGCGTCGGGTGGAGGAGCTAGCGTCAGCACCTCCGATCACCTTGCAATGAAAG GTCAGGGATCCTCCAGcacagaaaaaggcagtgaagcAGATGCTGGCCTGCACAGGAGCAAGGCTAAAAGGAAAAAACCAGATGACACAGCTGAAATGGTCGGAGTAGAGGCATCAACAAAGACCAAAGTGGGCGATGCAAAAGCTGACAAGGACGGTCCGTCGAATGACGACCTCTTCTACGATCCGGAGATGGACGATGAAGACGAGAAGTGGGTAAATGAGCAGCGGCGAGACTGCATATTTCCTGGAGCCTCCAAGGATGGAAAAGATGGCAGCCGGGTTAAGCCACTTCCCTTGAGTGACGCTGTCCTCAACTGCCCAGGCTGCATGACACTGCTCTGCCTTGACTGCCAGCG GCATGAAATCTACAACACCCAGTACCGTGCCATGTTTGTCAAGAACTGTGTCGTTGATACCAAGGTGGTGCTCAAGTATTTCCCGTCAAGGACATCAAGGCGCCGACGAGATCTTCCCGATGGAGTGGTTGATCCACGCAACATTTTCAATCCGGTGCGGTGCCAGGTTTGCCGCACAGAGGTTGCAGTCTATGACAGAGATGAAGTGTACCATTTCTTTAATGTCATTGCAAGTTTTTAA